A single genomic interval of Cucumis sativus cultivar 9930 chromosome 5, Cucumber_9930_V3, whole genome shotgun sequence harbors:
- the LOC101209624 gene encoding ethylene-responsive transcription factor ERF061 — translation MNTMINTPNLQFGLTDVSTALSNLILTGGGNTLDSILSHYENLSSVTDSRDFQPAAGSSVYLQQREVLQKFSQDRKSNGSRDLFSRAYELLYSRSGAAVNGGERKIYRGVRQRHWGKWVAEIRLPQNRMRVWLGTYDSPETAAYAYDCAACKLRGEYARLNFPNLKDLKTDLSSGEFARLSELKKMVDAKIQAIFQKIRKGKGKRSVKKKDSQGTGGDLDSISGSCSSSSSSVSLPPATAELTEEWSWGNVQPLATAEEGLWNFENSHRAVSMDCATTGPETECYSLSKMPSFDADLIWQVLAN, via the coding sequence ATGAACACCATGATCAACACACCGAATCTTCAGTTCGGCCTAACGGATGTTTCAACGGCTCTTTCGAATTTGATTCTAACAGGTGGAGGAAATACATTGGATTCGATCTTGTCTCACTATGAGAATTTATCCTCTGTTACCGATAGCAGAGATTTTCAGCCGGCGGCGGGGTCGTCGGTGTATCTCCAGCAGCGGGAAGTACTACAGAAATTTTCTCAGGACAGGAAATCAAATGGGTCTCGGGATTTGTTTTCAAGGGCGTACGAGTTGTTGTATTCGAGAAGTGGCGCCGCTGTGAACGGTGGCGAGAGGAAGATTTACAGAGGAGTACGACAGAGACATTGGGGGAAATGGGTGGCGGAGATCCGGCTGCCGCAGAATCGGATGAGGGTGTGGTTAGGAACGTACGATTCGCCGGAGACAGCCGCCTATGCATACGACTGTGCCGCCTGTAAGCTCCGGGGGGAATATGCGCGGTTGAATTTCCCGAATCTTAAGGACCTGAAGACCGATTTGAGCTCCGGTGAGTTTGCGAGGTTGAGTGagttgaagaaaatggtgGATGCGAAGATTCAAGCGATTTTTCAGAAGATTCGGAAGGGGAAAGGGAAGAGGAGTGTAAAGAAGAAGGATTCTCAGGGAACCGGCGGCGATTTGGATTCGATTTCAGGTTCATGTTCTTCATCGTCGTCCTCGGTGTCTCTGCCACCAGCAACAGCAGAGTTGACAGAAGAGTGGAGTTGGGGAAATGTGCAGCCGCTGGCCACGGCGGAAGAGGGGTTGTGGAACTTTGAAAACTCTCATAGAGCCGTCTCTATGGATTGTGCGACGACGGGGCCGGAAACAGAGTGTTACTCGTTGTCGAAGATGCCTTCTTTTGATGCGGACCTAATCTGGCAAGTTCTTGCAAATTAG
- the LOC101209869 gene encoding probable polygalacturonase — protein sequence MLPFPLFIFIFFTTLFPSPLAVADLTTCSGIVPMKYRNDKISIADFGGIGDGRTLNTRAFRAAIYRIQHLRRRGGTLLYIPPGVYLTETFNLTSHMTLYLAKGAVIKAVQDSSNWPVIAPLPSYGRGRERPGGRYISLIHGDGVHDVVITGENGTIDGQGDAWWNMWRTGTLKYTRPSLVEFVNSYNIIISNVMFLNSPFWNIHPVYCRNVVVRYVTILAPRDSPNTDGVDPDSSNNVCIEDSYISTGDDLVAVKSGWDEYGIAYGRCSYDITIRRISGSSPFAGVAVGSEASGGVANVLAEHLNFYDMGVGINIKTNIGRGGFIKNITVSNVYMENSRKGLKIAGDAGDHPDDKFDPNALPIVKDITIKNIWGVNVQQAGSIYGLRDSPFTGICLSNINLRGATRPRSVPWTCSYVSGAASLVSPWPCSELTSTDQDGLCSDNF from the exons ATGCTCCCCTTTCCcctcttcattttcatcttcttcactaCCCTTTTCCCCTCTCCTCTCGCCGTCGCCGACCTCACTACCTGCTCCGGTATAGTCCCCATGAAGTACAGGAACGACAAGATTTCCATTGCCGACTTTGGTGGAATCGGCGATGGTCGAACATTGAATACCAGAGCCTTTCGAGCTGCCATTTATCGGATTCAGCATTTGAGGAGACGAGGGGGTACTTTGCTTTACATTCCTCCGGGGGTTTACTTGACCGAGACCTTCAATCTCACTAGCCATATGACTCTCTATCTTGCTAAAGGCGCTGTTATCAAAGCTGTTCAG GATTCTTCAAATTGGCCAGTAATAGCTCCGTTGCCATCTTATGGAAGAGGGAGAGAGCGCCCTGGAGGAAGATATATAAGCCTTATCCATGGAGATGGTGTTCATGATGTGGTGATCACTG GTGAGAATGGGACTATTGATGGCCAAGGTGATGCCTGGTGGAATATGTGGAGGACAGGAACTCTGAAGTACACTAGGCCTAGTCTTGTTGAATTTGTCAATTCATACAATATCATCATATCCAATGTAATGTTCCTGAATTCTCCGTTTTGGAACATTCACCCTGTTTACTGCCG GAATGTTGTTGTCAGATATGTCACAATATTGGCTCCTCGTGATTCCCCTAACACCGATGGAGTTGATCCAG ATTCAAGCAATAACGTTTGCATAGAAGATTCCTACATTTCAACTGGAGATGATCTTGTAGCTGTGAAGAGTGGGTGGGATGAATACGGTATTGCTTATGGTCGCTGTAGTTACGACATTACCATCCGAAGAATTTCGGGGTCTAGTCCATTTGCTGGAGTTGCAGTTGGAAGTGAAGCCTCTGGTGGAGTGGCAAATGTATTGGCAGAACACCTGAACTTTTACGATATGGGAGTTGGTATCAACATCAAGACAAACATCGGAAGGGGAGGGTTCATAAAGAACATAACTGTGTCCAATGTCTACATGGAGAATTCAAGAAAGGGTCTAAAGATTGCTGGCGATGCCGGAGATCATCCCGACGACAAGTTCGACCCAAATGCTCTTCCTATTGTCAAAGACAtcacaattaaaaatatttggggCGTGAATGTACAGCAAGCTGGTTCTATATATGGCTTGAGAGACTCTCCATTTACTGGTATATGTCTTTCGAACATCAACCTTCGCGGTGCGACAAGGCCAAGATCAGTACCGTGGACTTGCTCGTATGTAAGTGGTGCAGCTTCTTTGGTTAGTCCATGGCCGTGCTCGGAGCTCACCAGCACAGACCAAGATGGCCTGTGCTCTGATAATTTCTAA
- the LOC101210114 gene encoding KAT8 regulatory NSL complex subunit 3, which translates to MASSPPSKRRRKSLTIDDAFETLLATSSSVNRLSPVVVFAHGAGAPSSSEWMIRWKDMLGKALHAVEVVTFDYPYISGGRKSPPKAEKLVPHHVEIVKRATAKYPGHPLVLAGKSMGSRVSCMVACEEDIHPSAIICLGYPLKGLKGDVRDQTLLQVTVPIMFVQGSRDALCPLEKLEDIRKRMKSISGLHVIDGGDHSFQISKKYLQGKGSSKDEAESLAAQALATFVSGFLGWL; encoded by the exons ATGGCTTCCTCACCTCCTTCTAAACGCCGTCGTAAAAGCCTCACTATTGATGATGCTTTTGAGACCTTACTTGCCACTTCTTCCTCTGTTAATCGATTGTCCCCTGTCGTGGTTTTCGCTCACGGTGCTGGCGCCCCTTCTTCTTCTGAATGGATGATCAg ATGGAAGGATATGTTAGGCAAGGCATTGCATGCCGTTGAAGTTGTCACTTTTGATTATCCAT ATATTTCTGGTGGAAGGAAATCTCCTCCCAAGGCAGAAAAATTGGTTCCACATCATGTAGAAATTGTCAAAAGGGCAACTGCAAAGTACCCTGGGCACCCTTTGGTTTTGGCGGGTAAATCAATGGGTTCGag AGTAAGTTGCATGGTAGCTTGTGAGGAAGACATTCATCCTTCTGCAATTATTTGCTTGGGGTATCCCTTGAAG GGCTTGAAAGGGGATGTCCGAGATCAGACGCTGTTGCAAGTTACGGTTCCCATCATGTTTGTACAG GGTAGCAGGGATGCTCTGTGTCCTCTAGAGAAGCTGGAGGATATTCGGAAGAGGATGAAATCAATCAGTGGTTTACATGTTATTGATGGTGGTGACCATTCTTTTCAGATTTCAAAGAAATATCTTCAGGGCAAAGGTTCGAGTAAAGACGAAGCCGAAAGTCTTGCTGCTCAGGCCCTTGCAACTTTTGTTTCTGGGTTTCTTGGATGGCTTTAA
- the LOC101210365 gene encoding uncharacterized protein LOC101210365 isoform X3 has translation MITHLCSLRHPPTSPFISTFLSSSPSSFPSVGANPYRISVEPHPLRNRSFISKRNGIICGAILPVDPWAPNIDSQSIASQIFAFSLFPYIGFLYFITKSKTAPKLTLFGFYFLLAFVGATRVLLLFILLMHSQFPSDFNQFLQVVHKVPRLSTSK, from the exons ATGATAACCCATCTCTGTTCTCTTCGTCACCCTCCAACTTCTCCATTCATCTCAACTTTTCTGAgctcttctccttcttctttcccCAGTGTTGGAGCAAACCCATACAGGATTTCAGTGGAGCCTCACCCTCTCAGAAACAGAAGCTtcataagtaaaagaaatggGATTATCTGTGGGGCAATTTTACCTGTGGATCCATGGGCGCCCAACATCGATTCTCAGAGCATAGCCTCCCAGATTTTTGCCTTTTCCCTCTTTCCTTACATTGGTTTCTTGTACTTCATCACCAAATCAAAGACCGCTCCCAAGCTCACTCTCTTCGGTTTCTATTTCTTGCTTGCCTTTGTGGGTGCTACCA GAGTCTTGCTGCTTTTCATTCTACTGATGCACAGCCAATTTCCAAGCGACTTTAATCAGTTCTTGCAAGTAGTGCATAAAGTTCCTCGCTTGTCCACTTCAAAATAA
- the LOC101210365 gene encoding uncharacterized protein LOC101210365 isoform X1 codes for MITHLCSLRHPPTSPFISTFLSSSPSSFPSVGANPYRISVEPHPLRNRSFISKRNGIICGAILPVDPWAPNIDSQSIASQIFAFSLFPYIGFLYFITKSKTAPKLTLFGFYFLLAFVGATIPAGIYAKVHYGTSLSNVDWLHGGAESLLTLTNLFIVLGLRGALRKYGEAENSTSSSVLELEKEEAVLDK; via the exons ATGATAACCCATCTCTGTTCTCTTCGTCACCCTCCAACTTCTCCATTCATCTCAACTTTTCTGAgctcttctccttcttctttcccCAGTGTTGGAGCAAACCCATACAGGATTTCAGTGGAGCCTCACCCTCTCAGAAACAGAAGCTtcataagtaaaagaaatggGATTATCTGTGGGGCAATTTTACCTGTGGATCCATGGGCGCCCAACATCGATTCTCAGAGCATAGCCTCCCAGATTTTTGCCTTTTCCCTCTTTCCTTACATTGGTTTCTTGTACTTCATCACCAAATCAAAGACCGCTCCCAAGCTCACTCTCTTCGGTTTCTATTTCTTGCTTGCCTTTGTGGGTGCTACCA TTCCTGCTGGAATATATG CAAAGGTTCATTATGGAACTTCCTTGTCTAATGTTGACTGGTTACATGGAGGGGCTGAATCACTTCTCACTCTGACAAATCTTTTCATTGTGTTGGGATTGAGAGGAGCTCTTAGGAAATATGGGGAGGCTGAAAACTCTACATCCTCATCTGTTCTAGAGTTGGAAAAAGAGGAGGCTGTGTTAGATAAATAG
- the LOC101210365 gene encoding uncharacterized protein LOC101210365 isoform X2, whose amino-acid sequence MITHLCSLRHPPTSPFISTFLSSSPSSFPSVGANPYRISVEPHPLRNRSFISKRNGIICGAILPVDPWAPNIDSQSIASQIFAFSLFPYIGFLYFITKSKTAPKLTLFGFYFLLAFVGATTKVHYGTSLSNVDWLHGGAESLLTLTNLFIVLGLRGALRKYGEAENSTSSSVLELEKEEAVLDK is encoded by the exons ATGATAACCCATCTCTGTTCTCTTCGTCACCCTCCAACTTCTCCATTCATCTCAACTTTTCTGAgctcttctccttcttctttcccCAGTGTTGGAGCAAACCCATACAGGATTTCAGTGGAGCCTCACCCTCTCAGAAACAGAAGCTtcataagtaaaagaaatggGATTATCTGTGGGGCAATTTTACCTGTGGATCCATGGGCGCCCAACATCGATTCTCAGAGCATAGCCTCCCAGATTTTTGCCTTTTCCCTCTTTCCTTACATTGGTTTCTTGTACTTCATCACCAAATCAAAGACCGCTCCCAAGCTCACTCTCTTCGGTTTCTATTTCTTGCTTGCCTTTGTGGGTGCTACCA CAAAGGTTCATTATGGAACTTCCTTGTCTAATGTTGACTGGTTACATGGAGGGGCTGAATCACTTCTCACTCTGACAAATCTTTTCATTGTGTTGGGATTGAGAGGAGCTCTTAGGAAATATGGGGAGGCTGAAAACTCTACATCCTCATCTGTTCTAGAGTTGGAAAAAGAGGAGGCTGTGTTAGATAAATAG